The Kribbella shirazensis genomic interval GCCGAGCTTGCCGAGGTCGAACTCGGAGATCCGGTGCATGTCCTCGACCGAGTGCTCGGCGAAGAACGCCCGCGGCACCCGTTTGCGGGTCGCCTCCCAGGCCACGGCCTTCGCGCCGTTCTCACAGAACTCCGCGGTGTGCTTGTGCTCCGGGTCCGGCCACGCGCAGGAGGGACAGTCGAACCCGCGGTCCTGGTTCATTTTCAGGAAGACCCGGCCGGTGCGGACCGGGCCCATCGCGCGGAGCCCGAACTTGAACGACGACAGCACGGCGGGCAGGCCGGCGGCCTTCTGCTTCGGGTGTTCGATGTCGACCATGTTTCAACAATAGGTCCAGCTATCGTGACGCGCTGCTTTGATAGCCGAGGTTGTGGATAAGTGGCTCGTGGGGCTACCCGGCGTGGCCGGGATATGTGGTCCGATCCCATAGTCCCCGTGGAGCGGGATTCCTACAGTCGTCGGCCATGGAGACCCGTCGAGCCCTCGTCACCGGCGCAGCGTCCGGCATCGGCGCAGCGTGTGCCCAACGCCTGGCGGCGGACGGCGTCCACGTGGTGGCCGTCGACCTCGACCAGGCCGGTCTCGACGCGCTGGACGGTGTCGAGACGGTAGTGGCCGACCTGTCCGACCTGGAGCGGCTGGCGGAGCTCCCGACCGACGTAGACATCCTGGTCAACAATGCCGGCGTACAGCAGGTCGCACCGGTCGAGCAGTTCCCGCCGGAGCGGTTCAGCTACCTCCTCCGCCTCATGCTGGAGGCGCCGTTCCGGTTGATCCGGCAGACGCTGCCCCACATGTACGGCGCCGGCTGGGGCCGCGTGGTGAACATCAGCTCGGTCCACGGCCTCCGGGCGAGTCCGTTCAAGGCGGCGTACGTCGCTGCGAAACACGGGCTGGAGGGGCTGAGCAAGGTCGTCGCACTGGAGGGTGCGGCGCACGGAGTGACCAGCAACTGCGTGAATCCGGCGTACGTCCGGACTCCGCTGGTCACCGCACAGCTGGCGGACCAGGCGGCTACTCACGGCCTGTCCGAGTCAGAGGTGCTGGAGAAGGTCCTGCTCGAGCCGGTCGCGGTGAAGCGGCTGATCGAACCGGCCGAAGTGGCGGAGTTGGTGGCCGTTCTGTGCGGTCCGGCGTCCGCCTCCATTACGGGGAGCTCGTTCGTACTCGACGGCGGCTGGACCGCCCACTAACTGAGGAGCCCGCCACATGACGGCAACACAACCTGCCCAGACTCGTACGCCGATCGTCCGGGTGGTCGGCGCGAGTCTCGTCGGGACGACGGTGGAGTGGTACGACTTCTTCCTGTACGGGGTCGCGGCGTCGGTGGTGTTCGGCGACCTGTTCTTCCCGAAGGGGGAGGAGCTCACCGGAACGCTGCTGAGCTTCGCCACGTTCGCAGTCGGGTTCTTCGCCCGGCCGGTCGGCGGCGTGGTCTTCGGGCATTTCGGTGACCGCCTGGGCCGCAAGCAGCTGCTGGTGCTGTCACTGCTGATGATGGGGGTGGCCACGTTCGCGATCGGCCTGCTGCCGACGTACGCACAGGTCGGCGCACTCGCTCCGATCCTGCTCACAGTGCTGCGACTCGTCCAGGGGTTCGCGCTGGGCGGTGAATGGGGTGGGGCCGTACTGATCGTGTCGGAGCATGGTGATCCGGCACGGCGTGGTTTCTGGGCGTCCTGGCCGCAGGCTGGTGCGCCGGCGGGTCAGCTGATCGCCAACGGCGTACTGGCTGGGCTGGCCGCGTTCCAGTCGG includes:
- a CDS encoding 3-hydroxybutyrate dehydrogenase, coding for METRRALVTGAASGIGAACAQRLAADGVHVVAVDLDQAGLDALDGVETVVADLSDLERLAELPTDVDILVNNAGVQQVAPVEQFPPERFSYLLRLMLEAPFRLIRQTLPHMYGAGWGRVVNISSVHGLRASPFKAAYVAAKHGLEGLSKVVALEGAAHGVTSNCVNPAYVRTPLVTAQLADQAATHGLSESEVLEKVLLEPVAVKRLIEPAEVAELVAVLCGPASASITGSSFVLDGGWTAH